In Panacibacter ginsenosidivorans, the following proteins share a genomic window:
- a CDS encoding redoxin family protein, translating into MVFCNTAIAAGDHPTLAIGSNAPDFKLTGTDDKIYTLSSFSKADILVIVFTCNHCPTAQAYEDRLIQLTKDYAAKKVAVVAIMPNDPKAIRLDELGYTDMSDSFEEMKLRAKQKQYNFPYLYDGETQSVAQAYGPAATPHVFIFDKTRKLRYQGRIDDVEKPSKTPHNFDTRNAIDALLAGKELAVQTTKVFGCSIKWAEKESWLQKANEDWAKEPVAIDTIDVQGIKDLVKNNSDKLRLINVWATWCGPCVAEFSEFITMNRMYRNRDFEFISVSADEPENKDKVMKFLQKKQASATNYIFSGDDKYKLIEAIDPNWQGALPYTILVEPGGKIVYAKQGQIDPQEMKRMIVDDKFIGRYY; encoded by the coding sequence TTGGTTTTTTGTAATACAGCTATAGCCGCAGGAGATCATCCAACACTGGCCATTGGCTCAAACGCACCGGATTTTAAATTAACAGGCACTGATGATAAAATTTATACGCTGTCTTCTTTTAGTAAAGCAGATATTTTAGTGATCGTTTTTACCTGCAATCATTGCCCCACCGCACAGGCTTATGAAGACAGGCTCATACAACTTACAAAAGATTATGCCGCAAAGAAAGTAGCTGTGGTGGCTATTATGCCTAATGACCCCAAAGCAATAAGGCTTGATGAACTCGGCTATACAGATATGAGTGATTCATTTGAAGAGATGAAACTACGTGCCAAACAAAAACAATATAATTTTCCTTACCTGTACGATGGCGAGACACAGTCTGTTGCCCAAGCATATGGACCTGCTGCAACACCGCATGTTTTTATTTTTGATAAAACAAGAAAGCTACGCTATCAGGGCCGCATAGATGATGTAGAGAAACCTTCCAAAACGCCGCACAATTTTGATACACGCAATGCTATTGATGCATTGCTTGCAGGTAAAGAATTAGCTGTGCAAACAACTAAAGTTTTTGGGTGTTCCATTAAGTGGGCAGAGAAAGAAAGCTGGCTACAGAAAGCAAATGAAGATTGGGCAAAGGAACCTGTAGCAATTGATACGATTGATGTGCAGGGGATAAAAGATCTTGTAAAAAATAATTCTGATAAACTACGCCTGATCAATGTGTGGGCCACCTGGTGCGGCCCCTGTGTTGCAGAATTTTCTGAATTCATTACGATGAACAGGATGTACCGCAACCGCGATTTCGAATTCATTAGTGTTAGTGCAGATGAGCCCGAGAATAAAGATAAGGTGATGAAATTTTTGCAGAAGAAACAGGCATCTGCCACCAATTATATTTTTAGCGGCGATGATAAATATAAACTTATTGAAGCCATTGATCCCAACTGGCAGGGCGCATTGCCTTATACCATTCTTGTTGAGCCTGGTGGTAAGATCGTGTATGCAAAGCAGGGGCAGATAGACCCGCAAGAAATGAAACGCATGATCGTAGATGATAAATTTATCGGCAGGTATTATTGA
- a CDS encoding DinB family protein: protein MKKLSMLVTGLLLFAFNTKPVSLSDQERKTAADLLSQTEQGVINAVAGLSDAQLNFKPAPDKWSVLDCVKHIAVTEASLWQMTNGAIQAQANPEKRADIKATDEQVIQMIESREHKVKTAPPMEPQNTSYKSLEEALTSFKNDRAKLIDYVKTTDADLRNHVVTMPMASFDAYQMILFIGAHSNRHTQQIEEVKADPNFPKQ, encoded by the coding sequence ATGAAAAAGTTATCCATGCTTGTCACCGGGTTGCTGTTGTTTGCTTTCAACACAAAACCGGTTTCCCTATCCGACCAGGAAAGAAAAACTGCTGCTGATCTTTTATCTCAGACTGAGCAAGGTGTGATTAATGCCGTTGCAGGATTAAGTGATGCACAACTAAATTTCAAACCCGCTCCTGATAAATGGAGTGTGCTGGACTGTGTAAAACATATTGCTGTTACTGAAGCCAGCCTTTGGCAAATGACCAACGGCGCCATACAGGCGCAGGCCAATCCTGAAAAAAGGGCTGATATAAAAGCCACTGATGAGCAGGTTATACAGATGATCGAAAGCCGTGAACATAAAGTAAAAACTGCCCCACCGATGGAGCCTCAGAATACGTCATATAAATCATTGGAAGAAGCTTTAACTTCATTTAAAAATGATCGTGCAAAATTGATTGACTATGTAAAAACAACTGATGCCGATCTTCGCAATCATGTAGTTACAATGCCTATGGCTTCTTTTGATGCTTACCAGATGATACTGTTTATAGGTGCACACAGTAACCGTCACACGCAACAGATAGAAGAAGTAAAAGCTGATCCTAATTTTCCAAAACAATAA
- a CDS encoding molybdenum cofactor biosynthesis protein MoaE — protein MELDIQIKEIALDIPACIDWAMSPQCGGIDVFIGTVRNVTKGKRVIKLEFEAYASMALNEMQKIAADAFQKWPVQKILIHHRTGTLITGDVPVVIAVAAAHRAAAFDACRYIIDTLKETVPIWKKEVFEDGEVWVAAHP, from the coding sequence ATGGAGCTTGATATTCAGATAAAAGAAATTGCATTGGATATACCAGCATGTATTGACTGGGCAATGTCCCCGCAATGCGGTGGTATTGATGTATTCATTGGTACGGTGCGCAACGTTACAAAAGGTAAGCGTGTTATAAAGCTGGAATTTGAAGCCTATGCATCTATGGCATTGAATGAAATGCAAAAGATTGCAGCAGACGCGTTTCAAAAATGGCCCGTGCAAAAAATATTGATCCATCATAGAACAGGAACACTTATAACTGGAGATGTGCCTGTTGTAATTGCTGTAGCTGCTGCACACCGCGCCGCAGCTTTCGACGCATGCAGGTATATTATTGATACACTAAAAGAGACAGTACCAATCTGGAAAAAGGAAGTTTTTGAAGATGGAGAAGTATGGGTAGCGGCGCATCCGTAA
- a CDS encoding nucleotidyltransferase family protein yields MVSAIVLAAGLSKRMGNENKLLLPYNGKTIIETTLQHLLDAGIEEIIVVTGHEAQLVSTTIRHLPVIIIYNPLYEKGMTTSIQKGVEVAAGSGYMICLADMFSITALEYISIITAFETQLQNDEKCICVPRYKNEKGNPVIFSAAYRADILQHKEMEGCKKIVEQNKTHIHRIDMQTPHILEDLDYPDDYKKISME; encoded by the coding sequence ATGGTGAGTGCAATTGTTTTAGCAGCAGGGTTATCAAAAAGAATGGGAAATGAAAATAAACTACTGCTGCCTTATAATGGTAAAACCATTATAGAAACCACCTTACAGCATTTGCTGGATGCAGGTATAGAAGAAATAATTGTAGTCACTGGTCATGAAGCGCAGTTGGTATCAACGACTATTCGGCATTTACCCGTTATCATTATTTATAACCCATTGTATGAAAAAGGAATGACTACTTCAATACAAAAAGGCGTGGAAGTGGCTGCCGGCAGCGGTTATATGATCTGCCTGGCAGATATGTTTTCCATAACTGCCTTAGAATATATATCAATAATAACGGCTTTTGAAACGCAATTGCAGAATGATGAAAAATGTATTTGTGTACCGCGTTACAAAAATGAAAAGGGAAATCCTGTAATATTTTCAGCAGCATACAGAGCAGATATTTTGCAGCACAAAGAGATGGAAGGTTGTAAAAAAATTGTAGAACAAAACAAAACACATATACACCGGATCGATATGCAAACCCCGCATATTCTTGAAGACCTGGATTACCCGGATGATTATAAAAAGATCAGTATGGAATAA
- a CDS encoding type I glyceraldehyde-3-phosphate dehydrogenase, protein MRIAINGMGRIGRLLFRRLINDPAFTLVAVNDIMETENLLYLLKYDSLYGKFQGDISLSDNAIVAGDKKVIVLQHEYPSQLSWKDLDIDIVLECSGKFTNKAGASEHLKAGAKKVLLSTTGSPDIPLMIYGFNHHRLDNTIEIVSPGGCMTNCSTHILYILNSIGIESAQINILHSYTSRQELVDTAHKQFRRGRAAAESIIPVEIDLAQSLERLLPLQDKIAAVSVRVPVTNGAMADFTVQLKEPAAKEEINLLFKKAAENEYKNIIAYSEDPLVSADIKGDTHSCIIDGTLTSVAVKQVKIIAWFDNEYGYTSRIIDWLLYWKKLMS, encoded by the coding sequence ATGCGGATTGCAATTAATGGAATGGGACGAATCGGAAGATTATTATTTCGCCGGCTGATCAATGATCCTGCATTTACATTGGTGGCAGTAAATGATATTATGGAAACAGAGAACCTGCTTTATTTACTAAAGTATGATTCGTTGTATGGAAAATTCCAGGGAGATATATCATTAAGCGATAATGCAATTGTTGCAGGCGATAAGAAGGTTATTGTTTTGCAGCATGAATATCCATCGCAGCTTTCGTGGAAAGACCTGGATATAGATATTGTACTCGAATGCTCCGGCAAATTCACCAACAAAGCCGGGGCCTCTGAACATTTAAAGGCAGGTGCAAAAAAAGTATTATTGTCAACAACAGGCTCACCGGATATTCCTTTAATGATCTACGGTTTCAATCACCACCGTCTGGATAATACTATTGAAATTGTTTCTCCCGGTGGTTGCATGACCAATTGCTCCACGCATATCCTTTATATTTTAAATTCAATTGGTATTGAATCAGCACAGATAAACATACTGCACTCTTATACATCAAGACAAGAACTTGTGGATACAGCGCATAAGCAATTCAGAAGAGGAAGAGCCGCTGCCGAATCTATTATTCCTGTTGAAATTGATTTAGCGCAATCACTGGAAAGATTGCTGCCATTACAGGATAAAATAGCTGCTGTTTCTGTAAGGGTTCCTGTAACAAATGGAGCAATGGCGGATTTTACGGTGCAACTAAAAGAGCCAGCAGCAAAAGAAGAGATCAACCTTCTTTTTAAAAAAGCCGCAGAAAACGAATATAAAAACATTATTGCTTACAGTGAAGACCCTTTGGTATCAGCAGATATAAAAGGTGATACACATTCCTGTATTATAGATGGCACATTAACATCGGTAGCAGTAAAGCAGGTAAAAATTATTGCGTGGTTCGATAATGAATATGGCTATACCAGCCGTATCATCGACTGGCTTTTATACTGGAAGAAATTAATGAGCTAA
- a CDS encoding ABC transporter ATP-binding protein, with protein sequence MTTLLNIENLSIDFVSGDATTSALQNISLTINKGEIVAIVGESGSGKSVTALAVLQLLSTPPAIYKAGVINYRNNDKQINLLECSSIEIQQLRGNKIAMIFQEPMTSLNPVKNCGVQVAEAIVLHKKISNVLAKQQTIQLFKKVQLPDPEKIFYKYPHEISGGQKQRVMIAMAMSCGPDLLICDEPTTALDVSVQKNILLLIKQLQQQTNMGVIFISHDLGVVSEIADRVIVMYKGKIVEEGNTNEVLTAPKHPYTKALLACRPVLYKKGERLPVVSDYLQTEDNIKHQEDKAQVNDRVEINLPNPILNTQYSIIDQPKDLVSVEHLKVWYPAGKNFLGKVTAYKKAVDDVSFEIYKGETLGLVGESGCGKTTLGRALLGLLPATEGKIIFNGKALSDATAKEMRLLRKEMQIIFQDPYSSLNPRKKIGEAIAEPMLVHRLFKKGKETKEKVMELLKKVNLNAAHYDRYPHEFSGGQRQRIVIARALALEPSFVVCDESVSALDVSVQAQVLNLLNDLKKEFGFTALFISHDLSVIRYISDRIMVMKEGCIEECGNAEDIYNNPQQEYTRQLIDAIPGKKLIL encoded by the coding sequence ATGACCACCTTACTTAATATAGAAAACCTTTCGATAGATTTTGTAAGCGGTGATGCGACAACATCAGCGTTACAAAATATTTCACTCACCATCAATAAGGGAGAAATTGTTGCTATCGTTGGTGAATCAGGTTCAGGTAAATCTGTAACAGCTTTGGCTGTTTTACAATTATTATCAACACCCCCCGCTATTTATAAAGCAGGAGTTATCAATTATAGAAATAATGATAAGCAAATTAATTTACTGGAGTGTAGTTCAATAGAAATACAGCAATTGCGTGGCAATAAGATTGCCATGATCTTCCAGGAACCGATGACATCATTGAATCCTGTAAAAAACTGTGGCGTACAGGTAGCAGAAGCAATAGTACTGCACAAAAAAATAAGCAACGTATTAGCAAAGCAGCAAACAATACAACTATTTAAAAAAGTACAACTACCAGATCCTGAAAAAATATTTTATAAATACCCACATGAAATAAGTGGTGGCCAGAAGCAACGGGTAATGATTGCTATGGCGATGAGTTGCGGCCCCGACCTGCTTATTTGTGATGAACCTACTACTGCACTTGATGTAAGTGTCCAGAAAAATATATTATTACTGATAAAGCAATTACAACAGCAAACAAATATGGGCGTGATCTTTATAAGTCATGACCTTGGAGTGGTAAGTGAAATTGCAGATCGTGTAATAGTGATGTATAAAGGAAAAATCGTAGAGGAAGGAAATACAAACGAAGTACTTACCGCGCCAAAACATCCTTATACAAAAGCTTTGCTGGCATGCAGACCGGTATTATATAAAAAGGGAGAAAGATTACCGGTGGTAAGTGATTATTTACAAACAGAAGATAATATTAAGCACCAAGAAGATAAGGCACAGGTAAACGATAGAGTAGAAATCAATTTACCAAATCCAATACTCAATACACAGTATTCAATTATTGACCAGCCTAAGGATTTGGTGTCTGTTGAACATTTAAAAGTTTGGTACCCTGCTGGAAAAAATTTCTTAGGTAAGGTAACGGCTTATAAGAAAGCGGTGGATGATGTAAGTTTTGAGATATACAAAGGTGAGACGCTTGGTTTAGTAGGAGAATCCGGCTGTGGCAAAACAACATTGGGCAGAGCATTGTTGGGTTTACTGCCAGCAACAGAGGGGAAAATTATTTTCAACGGTAAAGCCCTGTCGGATGCAACAGCAAAGGAAATGCGGTTGCTGAGAAAAGAGATGCAGATCATTTTCCAGGATCCATATTCATCGCTCAATCCACGCAAAAAGATCGGCGAAGCCATAGCTGAACCAATGTTGGTGCACCGGCTTTTTAAAAAAGGAAAAGAAACAAAAGAAAAGGTGATGGAGTTGCTGAAGAAAGTAAATCTAAATGCAGCGCATTACGACCGTTACCCGCATGAATTTAGCGGCGGTCAGCGGCAAAGGATTGTAATTGCAAGAGCATTGGCGTTGGAGCCATCTTTCGTAGTATGCGATGAAAGTGTTTCTGCACTTGACGTAAGTGTGCAGGCGCAGGTATTGAATTTATTGAATGATCTTAAAAAAGAGTTCGGCTTTACAGCATTATTCATTTCACATGATCTTTCGGTGATTCGTTATATCAGCGATAGAATAATGGTAATGAAGGAAGGATGCATCGAAGAATGCGGCAACGCTGAAGATATTTATAATAATCCGCAACAAGAGTACACAAGGCAACTGATTGATGCGATACCGGGAAAGAAATTAATATTATAA
- a CDS encoding AMP nucleosidase, giving the protein MKTKEDIVSNWLPRYTGESLKNFGKYILLTNFSNYVDMFAAWHKVKVAGKDKPFQCATADNITIINFGMGSPGAATVMDLLHAIDPEAALFLGKCGGLKKRNKIGDLILPIAAIRGEGTSNDYFPPEVPAMPAFALQKAISTTIRDYKVDYWTGTVYTTNRRVWEHDDAFKTYLQKIRAYAIDMETATIFTVGFYNKIPTGALLLVSDQPMIPEGVKTEKSDNSVTAQFVEKHLKIGIDSLKQLINNGLTVRHLRF; this is encoded by the coding sequence ATGAAAACAAAAGAAGATATTGTAAGCAACTGGCTGCCGCGATACACAGGAGAGTCGCTGAAAAATTTTGGTAAGTATATTCTGCTTACCAATTTCAGTAACTATGTGGATATGTTTGCAGCATGGCATAAAGTAAAAGTGGCAGGCAAAGACAAACCCTTTCAATGCGCCACTGCAGATAATATTACGATCATCAATTTCGGTATGGGTAGCCCCGGTGCAGCTACAGTGATGGACCTCTTGCATGCCATAGATCCTGAAGCTGCTTTATTCCTGGGTAAATGTGGCGGGTTGAAAAAAAGAAACAAGATAGGAGATCTGATTTTGCCCATTGCTGCAATAAGAGGCGAAGGAACATCGAACGATTACTTTCCGCCTGAAGTGCCCGCCATGCCTGCGTTTGCGCTCCAGAAAGCCATTTCAACAACCATAAGAGATTACAAAGTTGATTACTGGACAGGTACCGTGTACACCACCAACAGGCGAGTATGGGAGCATGATGATGCATTTAAAACTTACCTGCAAAAAATAAGAGCTTATGCAATTGATATGGAAACGGCAACTATTTTCACCGTTGGCTTTTATAATAAAATTCCCACAGGTGCACTGCTCTTGGTAAGTGATCAGCCAATGATACCGGAAGGTGTGAAGACAGAAAAAAGTGATAACAGTGTAACGGCACAATTTGTAGAAAAACATTTAAAGATTGGTATTGATTCTCTTAAACAGCTTATCAATAATGGTTTAACAGTAAGACACCTTAGATTTTAA
- the moaD gene encoding molybdopterin converting factor subunit 1, protein MIIQVLAFGIVKEIFGQSVIKIDLAGNNVAALKDVLEEKYPRLKQLASYMVAVNNQYAQPDRLIDHTDEIAIIPPVSGG, encoded by the coding sequence ATGATTATACAGGTGCTTGCATTTGGTATTGTAAAAGAAATATTTGGCCAGTCAGTTATAAAAATTGACCTGGCTGGTAATAATGTGGCTGCTTTAAAAGATGTGCTGGAAGAAAAATATCCACGCTTAAAGCAATTGGCTTCTTATATGGTAGCGGTAAATAATCAATATGCACAACCCGATCGCTTAATAGATCATACAGATGAGATTGCTATTATACCACCGGTAAGCGGCGGATAA
- a CDS encoding ABC transporter ATP-binding protein → MSKSKERMARERGPNRQNVIANPTLKEKFAALGNLPRFFKLVWETHKWYTLLNGLLRLLRSAIPVAILYVGKLIIDEVVTLSKGHATDHQLLWQLVAAEFALAILSDALARATALVDSLLGDLFSNHTSVKIMEHAATLDLDQFEDSEFYDKLERARQQTIGRTILLSQVLTQVQDLITMAFLAAGLMAFNPWLILLLLIAIVPAFLGESYFNDRSYALTRGQTPERRELDYIRYIGASDETAKEVKLFNLSGFLIDRFKTLSNKFYDDNKKLSIKRASWGTFFALLGSAGYYTAYVVMIMKTIEGALTIGTLTFLAGSFRQLRSTLENILTRFTAVSQGAIYLRDFFEFFEIQPKIFMPVKPVPFPAQIKQGFTFENVGFKYHNSDKWANRHLSFTLHAGEKLALVGENGAGKTTLVKLLARLYDPVEGRILLDGIDLRDYDLLQLRHNIGIIFQDYLRYQMSFAQNIAVGNIDEMNNRALIEQSAEKSLASLLAKKLPNQYDQALGRRFNNGVELSGGEWQKVALARAYMKDAQLLILDEPTSALDARAEYEVFQRFADLTKGKTAVLISHRFSTVRMADRILVLDKGQQLEIGSHEELLALGGRYAELFHLQAKGYR, encoded by the coding sequence ATGAGCAAGAGTAAAGAAAGAATGGCACGTGAAAGAGGACCCAACAGACAAAATGTTATAGCCAACCCAACACTCAAAGAAAAATTTGCAGCACTTGGTAACCTGCCACGTTTCTTTAAACTGGTTTGGGAAACACATAAATGGTATACGTTACTCAATGGCTTGCTAAGATTATTACGCTCTGCTATACCTGTAGCAATTTTATACGTAGGCAAACTGATCATCGACGAAGTAGTAACACTCAGCAAGGGCCATGCAACAGATCATCAATTGTTATGGCAACTCGTTGCTGCAGAATTTGCATTGGCCATTTTATCAGATGCATTGGCAAGAGCAACTGCATTGGTGGATAGTTTACTCGGCGATCTTTTCAGTAACCACACTTCTGTTAAGATCATGGAACATGCAGCCACACTGGATCTTGACCAGTTTGAAGACTCTGAATTTTATGACAAGCTGGAACGTGCAAGACAACAGACCATTGGCCGCACTATATTATTGTCGCAGGTATTAACGCAGGTGCAGGACTTAATTACTATGGCATTTCTCGCTGCAGGATTAATGGCGTTCAATCCATGGCTGATCTTATTATTGCTGATCGCAATAGTGCCCGCATTTTTGGGAGAATCATATTTCAACGACCGCAGCTATGCCCTAACACGCGGACAAACACCTGAGCGTCGTGAATTGGATTACATACGTTACATTGGTGCCAGTGATGAAACTGCGAAAGAAGTAAAACTTTTTAACCTCTCCGGTTTTTTAATTGATCGTTTTAAAACACTCAGCAATAAATTTTATGATGACAATAAAAAACTTTCCATCAAACGTGCATCATGGGGAACATTCTTTGCATTGCTTGGAAGCGCAGGTTATTACACAGCCTATGTTGTAATGATCATGAAAACTATTGAAGGTGCATTAACGATCGGTACACTTACATTTTTGGCAGGATCTTTCAGGCAGTTAAGAAGTACGCTTGAAAATATATTAACACGTTTTACAGCGGTATCACAAGGCGCCATTTACCTGCGTGACTTCTTTGAGTTCTTTGAAATACAACCAAAAATATTTATGCCCGTTAAGCCTGTTCCTTTTCCTGCGCAGATCAAACAGGGCTTTACGTTTGAGAATGTTGGCTTCAAATATCACAACTCTGATAAGTGGGCAAACCGTCATCTCAGTTTTACGTTGCATGCAGGAGAGAAGCTTGCACTCGTTGGTGAAAATGGTGCAGGTAAAACAACGCTGGTAAAATTGCTCGCACGTTTGTATGATCCTGTTGAAGGCCGCATATTGCTTGATGGTATTGATCTGCGTGATTATGATCTGTTGCAACTGCGTCATAACATCGGCATCATCTTCCAGGATTACCTGCGTTATCAAATGAGCTTTGCACAAAACATTGCGGTGGGCAATATTGATGAAATGAATAACCGTGCATTGATAGAACAAAGTGCAGAAAAAAGTTTGGCAAGCCTGCTTGCAAAAAAATTACCCAATCAATATGACCAGGCATTGGGCCGCCGTTTCAACAACGGTGTTGAACTAAGTGGTGGAGAATGGCAAAAGGTAGCGCTTGCCCGTGCCTATATGAAAGATGCGCAGTTGCTCATTCTCGATGAACCCACCAGTGCGCTTGATGCACGTGCCGAGTATGAAGTGTTTCAGCGTTTTGCTGATCTTACCAAAGGCAAAACTGCTGTGTTGATCTCACATCGGTTCTCCACCGTGCGCATGGCAGACCGTATTCTTGTGTTGGATAAAGGCCAGCAACTCGAAATAGGCAGCCATGAAGAACTGCTTGCATTGGGTGGGAGATATGCTGAGTTATTTCATTTGCAGGCGAAAGGGTATAGATAA
- a CDS encoding type I restriction enzyme HsdR N-terminal domain-containing protein → MLQIEYPAFSFRFKEEQGKEFIFDEIRKKWVRLTPEEWVRQNFIQYLLQVKKYPSSIIAVEKEIRLGDLKKRCDIVVYKSHLPWMIIECKEQDVILNDVVLQQILRYNITLQSAIIVVTNGSVSYAFNLNKDGVAETDMLPEWE, encoded by the coding sequence ATGCTTCAGATAGAATACCCGGCTTTTTCATTCAGGTTTAAAGAAGAGCAGGGCAAAGAATTTATTTTTGATGAGATAAGAAAAAAATGGGTAAGGCTTACGCCGGAAGAGTGGGTGCGTCAAAATTTTATTCAATATCTGTTGCAGGTAAAAAAATATCCTTCTTCGATTATTGCCGTTGAAAAAGAAATCAGACTTGGTGATCTTAAAAAGCGCTGCGATATTGTTGTGTATAAATCTCATCTGCCGTGGATGATCATTGAGTGCAAGGAACAGGATGTTATTTTAAACGATGTTGTATTGCAGCAAATACTTAGATATAATATAACATTGCAATCAGCAATAATTGTTGTTACCAATGGTTCAGTTTCTTATGCATTTAATTTAAATAAAGACGGCGTGGCAGAAACGGATATGTTGCCTGAATGGGAATGA